GGTTTCCCCCATTGCGAAATATTCTCGACTGCAGCCTCCCGTAGGAGTTTGGGCAGTGTCTCAGTCCCAATGTGGCTGACCATCCTCTCAGACCAGCTACCCATCGTAGCCTTGGTGCGCCGTTACCACACCAACAAGCTAATAGGACGCGGGCTTATCTCCGAGCGGCAGCCGAAGCCACCTTTCATACGGCCGACCGAAGTCAACCGAATCGTATTTGGTATTAGCAACTCTTTCGAGTTGTTATCCCCATCTCAGAGGCAAATTACCCACGCGTTACTCACCCGTTCGCCACTTTCCGCCGGGCCGAAGCCCGGTTTCTCGTTCGGCTTGCATGCCTAATCCACGCCGCCAGCGTTCGTCCTGAGCCGGTATCATACTCTCCACAAAAGTATTGAAGTACATCTTCAAATGAATTGAACCGTACTCACAAGCTATTAATAGGCACGTCACGTTCACTATTTAACTTTCAAAGAACAAAATCACCTCTCTTGTTGAAAGGTAATGTTAATTATACACTTTCAAAAAACCTTTGTCAAATTAATTTGTAAAAAAAATGCAGAATTTTGCCCCCGAACCCTATTTTTTTACAAATTCATCATTTTTTTTTTTATAAAAACGTTTTTTCTTTTGGTTTCGGTAGTTTTGTCTAATTTTTACGCGATCTCGCGCCTTTCATATTGGAACAGTCGAAATTCAGAGATGGCTTCTATGTTTCGCTTTTGTACCAGATATCAGTGGGTGTATTTCTGAATGGAAATTGCGTCTTATGGTCGTTGCAGTCGCCCTTCGGTTTCCCATATGTCATGTAGAGGAGGTAGAATTTTTTACAGCTTCTATGTAACCCATCAACGCTTCTCCAGGTCTGAACCAGTCCTTTTTCTTCCCCTCAACCCGCAGGCGTTTAAAAAGACTGTGGAGGCGCTTTTCTGCTCCTACTGGGTCATTAGTAGGATGGGACGCTAATTCTAAACATGGGCCATGATCCCGTTCTATTTTCTCAAACCTGCTTCCCGATAAATAATTTGCAGTCCGCCCTATTGTGATATATCTTGTATCTTCTGATTGAATGAAGTAAATATACCATTGTGATTTTGGAACTGAGATACCAATCCTATTGAGAAAATCTATTTTACGTTTATGGAACTCGGATGAGGGATCCCCAGTATGATTTGAAACAGATTTAAAAACTACCCACGGGATGAACTCTATTTGGATATACCATTTGCCCCCTTCCTGAGGTGGAATCTGAGTAAATGCGTCAGGAAAGTCTTTACAATTACGATTGCTTAAATTACTCCTACTTATTCCAAAATAATTACCTAACTCAGATGTCCGCGCCCATTTCCGCCCATTATTTTTTACATCTTCAGTGCGGATATCTATCTCCTTAAGTAAATCTATAACTTGTTCGTTCACAAGATATTTTAATTCATTTTTCATAGGATATTATTCCCTCCTGTGCAGGGTATCGAGGTTGGTGCCTTCAAAGATAGTAGAGTTTTCGACGTTCATGATCGATTCTCGTTTTGCCGTAACCAAACATACTCGATGTCTGGGTATAGCGAGTTAGGATTGTATCTATCATGCTTGCAGTAAGGACCACCAGACTCAAGCGATTTGCTTTAGACTTTTTATTTTTACTAAGGTTTGGATAATTTTAGGTGCGATCGACATTTCGCCCCGCTGGGGCTTATGCTTAGGGGGTACGGCGTTTCTATAGACATTTCGCCCCGCTGGGGCTGCGCTTGAATGCAGTCCAATTTATTTTTCTGTAAGTTGCGTTTGTGTTGGTAACTGTAAGAAAAAACAAAAAATGCGGTGGAAACAGATTGTGATCTGGACAGAAACTGTCCAAACTTTGGTTGTTTTTTAATATTCACTTGTTTATCGTTTTCTTGAAATTTTCAGCAATACATCCATCGCCTCGCTAAGGATTTTATGGAAAATAGGTTATGCTTTTTCCAGTCGATTCTGATGGGTCAACGTATTTTGCCAGATCGCGCAACGCAACAACAGTACAACCGCTTTCCCGAAGATAATCCATGTATGTCTTAAACAGTTCAGGTGAGATGTCAACCCACGGATGTTCAAGCGCAGGCACACCGTGAAACGTTAGGACAGCGATTTTCCCATCTTTCGCCTGTTCAACTGCCCAAACCAAATCCTCGAATCCGTAGTTTGGACCAGGGACACCTGTTGATGGCACGACCAACGGGTGATGGACCTTAGGGTCGTAAGCCGGTCCACGTCCGCCCTCTGGATGAAATGGAAACTCCGGTCCAATGCCACGCCGTGCGAAACGATACCCTTTTTCCGACAACACTTCTATCGCTTCCGGTCCGCGACAATCCGCCGGATAGCCAAAGGTCTCAGGAACAGGGATACCGTATTCTTCGCACCGTTCATCAATGTATATCAAGTCTGCCAGCAATTCTGCTTTCGATTGTGTCGTGGTATGCTTATGATGACGGGTGTGGTTTCCTATCTCAAAACCTTCATCGTGTAACTCACGGATCTCTTCCCATGTAACATAGTGATCTTTGTTTTCCAGAAAACCGAGGCCTTCAGTGATGAAAAAAGTCGCCCCAAAACCGTAACGCTTCAACAAAGGTCCAACATAAGTATAGTCTGACTTATTACCGTCATCAAAGGTAAGGACAACCAACCCATTGGGGATGGGTTGTAGGGCTTCAGTTTCAGATAAGCCTTGATTCTCTTTTCGCATTTTTGTACCTAACAATTTGTGAGTTTTGGTCTGCGGCGATGGTAAGCCGGCCGGACATCCACATCACCTGTTCAAAAGGTCGTAGAGTTTTAGCGCGATGGTTCTGCAACACCGCCCCCGATGGCAGGGAGGAAATGAATTTCTGCGTCAGCGTCAACGCGTTCGAGGAGAGATCCCCGGGTGAGGAGGCCGTTGATGTAGACACCAATGC
The sequence above is a segment of the Candidatus Poribacteria bacterium genome. Coding sequences within it:
- a CDS encoding polysaccharide deacetylase family protein: MRKENQGLSETEALQPIPNGLVVLTFDDGNKSDYTYVGPLLKRYGFGATFFITEGLGFLENKDHYVTWEEIRELHDEGFEIGNHTRHHKHTTTQSKAELLADLIYIDERCEEYGIPVPETFGYPADCRGPEAIEVLSEKGYRFARRGIGPEFPFHPEGGRGPAYDPKVHHPLVVPSTGVPGPNYGFEDLVWAVEQAKDGKIAVLTFHGVPALEHPWVDISPELFKTYMDYLRESGCTVVALRDLAKYVDPSESTGKSITYFP